The Meleagris gallopavo isolate NT-WF06-2002-E0010 breed Aviagen turkey brand Nicholas breeding stock unplaced genomic scaffold, Turkey_5.1 ChrUn_random_7180001957168, whole genome shotgun sequence genome window below encodes:
- the LOC104917178 gene encoding feather keratin Cos1-1/Cos1-3/Cos2-1-like produces MSCYSQCVPCRPCGPTPLASSCNEPCVRQCQNSTIVIEPSPVVVTLPGPILSSFPQNTVVGSSTSAAVGSILSSEGVPIISGGFDLSGLGSRYCGRRCPPC; encoded by the coding sequence ATGTCCTGCTACTCCCAGTGTGTGCCATGCCGGCCCTGTGGCCCGACtcctctggccagcagctgcaatgagccctgcgtcaggcagtgccagaactccACCATCGTCATCgagccctctcccgtggtggtgaccctgcccggacccatcctcagctccttcccgcagaacaccgttgtgggctcctccacctccgctgctgttggcagcatcctcagctctgagggcgTGCCCATCATCTCGGGGGGCTTTGACTTGTCCGGCTTGGGCAGccgctactgtggcagaaggtgccCGCCCTGCTGA